Proteins encoded by one window of Lathyrus oleraceus cultivar Zhongwan6 chromosome 1, CAAS_Psat_ZW6_1.0, whole genome shotgun sequence:
- the LOC127135963 gene encoding alternative NAD(P)H-ubiquinone oxidoreductase C1, chloroplastic/mitochondrial isoform X2 — protein sequence MSHIALTASPTVVAFHRGAKQWSTLFPSSWRSRGINPSSFPNSTRKRLPLRFFASGKNGVNGGVVDEISETVKAHTDFVWPDNKKPRVCILGGGFGGLYTALRLESLQWPEDKKPHE from the exons ATGTCACACATTGCTTTAACTGCATCACCCACCGTAGTCGCTTTTCACC GTGGAGCGAAACAATGGAGCACGCTGTTTCCGAGTAGCTGGAGAAGCAGGGGAATCAATCCATCCTCATTTCCAAATTCCACCAGAAAACGGTTACCGTTGCGGTTTTTTGCTTCTGGAAAAAATGGCGTCAATGGAGGTGTTGTGGATGAGATATCTGAAACAGTAAAGGCGCACACGGATTTCGTTTGGCCTGATAACAAG AAGCCTAGAGTGTGTATTTTAGGTGGTGGATTCGGTGGTTTATATACTGCTTTAAGGTTGGAATCACTCCAGTGGCCCGAAGACAAAAAGCCACAT GAATAA
- the LOC127135963 gene encoding alternative NAD(P)H-ubiquinone oxidoreductase C1, chloroplastic/mitochondrial isoform X1, whose amino-acid sequence MSHIALTASPTVVAFHRGAKQWSTLFPSSWRSRGINPSSFPNSTRKRLPLRFFASGKNGVNGGVVDEISETVKAHTDFVWPDNKKPRVCILGGGFGGLYTALRLESLQWPEDKKPHVSIRTFKFNSVLSSVWKLMQNL is encoded by the exons ATGTCACACATTGCTTTAACTGCATCACCCACCGTAGTCGCTTTTCACC GTGGAGCGAAACAATGGAGCACGCTGTTTCCGAGTAGCTGGAGAAGCAGGGGAATCAATCCATCCTCATTTCCAAATTCCACCAGAAAACGGTTACCGTTGCGGTTTTTTGCTTCTGGAAAAAATGGCGTCAATGGAGGTGTTGTGGATGAGATATCTGAAACAGTAAAGGCGCACACGGATTTCGTTTGGCCTGATAACAAG AAGCCTAGAGTGTGTATTTTAGGTGGTGGATTCGGTGGTTTATATACTGCTTTAAGGTTGGAATCACTCCAGTGGCCCGAAGACAAAAAGCCACATGTGAGTATTCGAACATTCAAATTCAATTCAGTTCTTTCAAGTGTGTGGAAATTGATGCAAAATCTATGA